The following are encoded together in the Humulus lupulus chromosome 5, drHumLupu1.1, whole genome shotgun sequence genome:
- the LOC133834623 gene encoding importin subunit alpha-4-like isoform X1, which translates to MEKGSQNAAVLEKRLESIPGMVQGVRSDDSALQLEATTQFRKLLSIERSPPIDEVIKAGVVPRFVEFLGRNEVPQLQFEAAWALTNVASGTSEHSRVVIDHGAVPMFVQLLSSGRDDVREQAVWALGNVAGDSPSCRDLVLSHGALVPLLAQLNEHSKLSMLRNATWTLSNFCRGKPPTPFDQVKPALPVLRQLFFLNDEEFLTDAYWALSYLSDVPNEKIQAVIESIVCPRLVELLMNPSLTVLVPALRTVGNIVTGDDSQTQAVIEANIIHPLVHLLQHSEFDIKKEAAWAISNATSGGSHEQIQFLVSQGCIGPLCDLLNCPDARIVTVCLEGLENILKVGEADKEMGLNGGVNIYGQVIDECEGLDKIENLHNHDNHEIYEKAVKILEIYWAEEEDEEQNIQDNGDGTQQGFPFGANQPTLPPGGFKFGNSNRETLLRACKSWC; encoded by the exons ATGGAGAAAGGCAGTCAGAATGCAGCCGTTTTGGAGAAGAGG TTGGAAAGTATTCCTGGGATGGTTCAAGGAGTACGGTCTGATGATTCTGCTTTACAATTAGAGGCAACTACTCAGTTTAGAAAGCTATTATCAATTG AGCGCAGCCCTCCAATTGATGAAGTTATTAAGGCAGGCGTGGTGCCTCGGTTTGTTGAGTTTCTTGGAAGGAATGAAGTGCCTCAATTGCAA TTTGAGGCTGCATGGGCTTTGACCAATGTTGCATCTGGAACATCAGAGCATTCACGGGTTGTTATCGATCATGGTGCTGTCCCCATGTTTGTGCAACTTCTTAGTTCTGGCAGGGACGATGTCAGAGAGCAG GCTGTATGGGCTTTAGGTAATGTTGCTGGTGACTCACCAAGTTGTAGGGATCTTGTTCTTAGTCACGGGGCTCTTGTTCCTTTGTTAGCTCAATTAAATGAGCACTCGAAGCTATCCATGCTAAGGAATGCTACGTGGACTTTATCTAACTTCTGCCGTGGCAAGCCTCCTACACCATTTGATCAG GTTAAGCCTGCATTACCAGTTCTTCGGCAGCTTTTTTTCCTGAATGATGAAGAATTTTTGACGGATGCCTACTGGGCTCTTTCTTATCTCTCAGATGTCCCCAACGAAAAAATACAGGCTGTGATTGAATCAATTGTCTGTCCACGGCTTGTGGAACTCCTGAT gaATCCATCACTTACAGTTCTTGTACCTGCTCTTCGGACTGTGGGTAATATTGTTACTGGTGATGATTCTCAGACTCAG GCTGTAATTGAGGCCAATATCATTCACCCGCTTGTACATCTTCTCCAACATTCAGAGTTTGATATAAAAAAGGAGGCTGCATGGGCCATCTCTAATGCCACTTCCGGTGGCTCTCATGAACAAATACA ATTTCTTGTTAGCCAAGGTTGCATCGGCCCACTCTGTGATCTCCTAAACTGTCCAGACGCAAGGATTGTAACTGTATGCCTTGAGGGTCTGGAGAACATTCTGAAGGTGGGTGAGGCAGACAAAGAAATGGGACTAAATGGCGGAGTCAATATATATGGTCAGGTAATTGATGAATGTGAAGGATTGGATAAAATCGAGAATCTTCATAACCACGATAACCATGAGATTTATGAGAAGGCTGTGAAGATCTTGGAGATATATTGggcagaagaagaagatgaggagcAAAACATCCAGGATAACGGGGATGGAACTCAACAAGGTTTTCcttttggagcaaaccagcctaCCCTACCCCCTGGTGGTTTCAAATTTGG CAATTCAAACAGAGAGACACTGCTCCGAGCTTGCAAAAGTTGGTGTTGA
- the LOC133834623 gene encoding importin subunit alpha-4-like isoform X3 produces MEKGSQNAAVLEKRLESIPGMVQGVRSDDSALQLEATTQFRKLLSIERSPPIDEVIKAGVVPRFVEFLGRNEVPQLQFEAAWALTNVASGTSEHSRVVIDHGAVPMFVQLLSSGRDDVREQAVWALGNVAGDSPSCRDLVLSHGALVPLLAQLNEHSKLSMLRNATWTLSNFCRGKPPTPFDQVKPALPVLRQLFFLNDEEFLTDAYWALSYLSDVPNEKIQAVIESIVCPRLVELLMNPSLTVLVPALRTVGNIVTGDDSQTQAVIEANIIHPLVHLLQHSEFDIKKEAAWAISNATSGGSHEQIQFLVSQGCIGPLCDLLNCPDARIVTVCLEGLENILKVGEADKEMGLNGGVNIYGQVIDECEGLDKIENLHNHDNHEIYEKAVKILEIYWAEEEDEEQNIQDNGDGTQQGFPFGANQPTLPPGGFKFG; encoded by the exons ATGGAGAAAGGCAGTCAGAATGCAGCCGTTTTGGAGAAGAGG TTGGAAAGTATTCCTGGGATGGTTCAAGGAGTACGGTCTGATGATTCTGCTTTACAATTAGAGGCAACTACTCAGTTTAGAAAGCTATTATCAATTG AGCGCAGCCCTCCAATTGATGAAGTTATTAAGGCAGGCGTGGTGCCTCGGTTTGTTGAGTTTCTTGGAAGGAATGAAGTGCCTCAATTGCAA TTTGAGGCTGCATGGGCTTTGACCAATGTTGCATCTGGAACATCAGAGCATTCACGGGTTGTTATCGATCATGGTGCTGTCCCCATGTTTGTGCAACTTCTTAGTTCTGGCAGGGACGATGTCAGAGAGCAG GCTGTATGGGCTTTAGGTAATGTTGCTGGTGACTCACCAAGTTGTAGGGATCTTGTTCTTAGTCACGGGGCTCTTGTTCCTTTGTTAGCTCAATTAAATGAGCACTCGAAGCTATCCATGCTAAGGAATGCTACGTGGACTTTATCTAACTTCTGCCGTGGCAAGCCTCCTACACCATTTGATCAG GTTAAGCCTGCATTACCAGTTCTTCGGCAGCTTTTTTTCCTGAATGATGAAGAATTTTTGACGGATGCCTACTGGGCTCTTTCTTATCTCTCAGATGTCCCCAACGAAAAAATACAGGCTGTGATTGAATCAATTGTCTGTCCACGGCTTGTGGAACTCCTGAT gaATCCATCACTTACAGTTCTTGTACCTGCTCTTCGGACTGTGGGTAATATTGTTACTGGTGATGATTCTCAGACTCAG GCTGTAATTGAGGCCAATATCATTCACCCGCTTGTACATCTTCTCCAACATTCAGAGTTTGATATAAAAAAGGAGGCTGCATGGGCCATCTCTAATGCCACTTCCGGTGGCTCTCATGAACAAATACA ATTTCTTGTTAGCCAAGGTTGCATCGGCCCACTCTGTGATCTCCTAAACTGTCCAGACGCAAGGATTGTAACTGTATGCCTTGAGGGTCTGGAGAACATTCTGAAGGTGGGTGAGGCAGACAAAGAAATGGGACTAAATGGCGGAGTCAATATATATGGTCAGGTAATTGATGAATGTGAAGGATTGGATAAAATCGAGAATCTTCATAACCACGATAACCATGAGATTTATGAGAAGGCTGTGAAGATCTTGGAGATATATTGggcagaagaagaagatgaggagcAAAACATCCAGGATAACGGGGATGGAACTCAACAAGGTTTTCcttttggagcaaaccagcctaCCCTACCCCCTGGTGGTTTCAAATTTGGGTAA
- the LOC133834623 gene encoding importin subunit alpha-4-like isoform X2, giving the protein MEKGSQNAAVLEKRLESIPGMVQGVRSDDSALQLEATTQFRKLLSIERSPPIDEVIKAGVVPRFVEFLGRNEVPQLQFEAAWALTNVASGTSEHSRVVIDHGAVPMFVQLLSSGRDDVREQAVWALGNVAGDSPSCRDLVLSHGALVPLLAQLNEHSKLSMLRNATWTLSNFCRGKPPTPFDQVKPALPVLRQLFFLNDEEFLTDAYWALSYLSDVPNEKIQAVIESIVCPRLVELLMNPSLTVLVPALRTVGNIVTGDDSQTQAVIEANIIHPLVHLLQHSEFDIKKEAAWAISNATSGGSHEQIQFLVSQGCIGPLCDLLNCPDARIVTVCLEGLENILKVGEADKEMGLNGGVNIYGQVIDECEGLDKIENLHNHDNHEIYEKAVKILEIYWAEEEDEEQNIQDNGDGTQQGFPFGANQPTLPPGGFKFGETLLRACKSWC; this is encoded by the exons ATGGAGAAAGGCAGTCAGAATGCAGCCGTTTTGGAGAAGAGG TTGGAAAGTATTCCTGGGATGGTTCAAGGAGTACGGTCTGATGATTCTGCTTTACAATTAGAGGCAACTACTCAGTTTAGAAAGCTATTATCAATTG AGCGCAGCCCTCCAATTGATGAAGTTATTAAGGCAGGCGTGGTGCCTCGGTTTGTTGAGTTTCTTGGAAGGAATGAAGTGCCTCAATTGCAA TTTGAGGCTGCATGGGCTTTGACCAATGTTGCATCTGGAACATCAGAGCATTCACGGGTTGTTATCGATCATGGTGCTGTCCCCATGTTTGTGCAACTTCTTAGTTCTGGCAGGGACGATGTCAGAGAGCAG GCTGTATGGGCTTTAGGTAATGTTGCTGGTGACTCACCAAGTTGTAGGGATCTTGTTCTTAGTCACGGGGCTCTTGTTCCTTTGTTAGCTCAATTAAATGAGCACTCGAAGCTATCCATGCTAAGGAATGCTACGTGGACTTTATCTAACTTCTGCCGTGGCAAGCCTCCTACACCATTTGATCAG GTTAAGCCTGCATTACCAGTTCTTCGGCAGCTTTTTTTCCTGAATGATGAAGAATTTTTGACGGATGCCTACTGGGCTCTTTCTTATCTCTCAGATGTCCCCAACGAAAAAATACAGGCTGTGATTGAATCAATTGTCTGTCCACGGCTTGTGGAACTCCTGAT gaATCCATCACTTACAGTTCTTGTACCTGCTCTTCGGACTGTGGGTAATATTGTTACTGGTGATGATTCTCAGACTCAG GCTGTAATTGAGGCCAATATCATTCACCCGCTTGTACATCTTCTCCAACATTCAGAGTTTGATATAAAAAAGGAGGCTGCATGGGCCATCTCTAATGCCACTTCCGGTGGCTCTCATGAACAAATACA ATTTCTTGTTAGCCAAGGTTGCATCGGCCCACTCTGTGATCTCCTAAACTGTCCAGACGCAAGGATTGTAACTGTATGCCTTGAGGGTCTGGAGAACATTCTGAAGGTGGGTGAGGCAGACAAAGAAATGGGACTAAATGGCGGAGTCAATATATATGGTCAGGTAATTGATGAATGTGAAGGATTGGATAAAATCGAGAATCTTCATAACCACGATAACCATGAGATTTATGAGAAGGCTGTGAAGATCTTGGAGATATATTGggcagaagaagaagatgaggagcAAAACATCCAGGATAACGGGGATGGAACTCAACAAGGTTTTCcttttggagcaaaccagcctaCCCTACCCCCTGGTGGTTTCAAATTTGG AGAGACACTGCTCCGAGCTTGCAAAAGTTGGTGTTGA